In one window of Halomarina pelagica DNA:
- a CDS encoding CinA family protein, whose amino-acid sequence MADDTPIAERVGEALRAADATLAVAESCTGGLVGSLLTDVAGSSDYFDRSVVTYSYDAKRDLLAVSREALDAHGAVSEAVARQMARGVCDTADTTWGLATTGIAGPSGGSDGKPVGTVYVGVANAAPWGTGASRTTVERYVFEGSRTELKRRFAERALSDLLARLEREVQEP is encoded by the coding sequence ATGGCCGACGACACCCCGATCGCGGAGCGGGTCGGCGAGGCGCTGCGCGCGGCGGACGCCACCCTCGCCGTCGCCGAGTCGTGCACCGGCGGCCTCGTCGGGTCGCTCCTCACCGACGTGGCGGGCTCCAGTGACTACTTCGACCGGTCTGTCGTCACCTACTCCTACGACGCGAAGCGGGACCTGCTGGCCGTCTCCCGCGAGGCGCTCGACGCCCACGGCGCGGTGAGCGAGGCGGTCGCCCGGCAGATGGCCCGCGGCGTCTGCGACACCGCCGACACGACGTGGGGGCTGGCGACGACGGGCATCGCCGGCCCGTCCGGCGGGAGCGACGGGAAGCCCGTCGGGACGGTCTACGTCGGCGTCGCGAACGCCGCGCCCTGGGGTACCGGCGCGTCGCGGACGACCGTCGAGCGGTACGTCTTCGAGGGATCGCGGACCGAACTGAAGCGGCGGTTCGCCGAGCGCGCG
- a CDS encoding ArsA family ATPase: MSANPDADAVERGSADEFEVEVEAVESLDDEDFTPEGVDAPRYVLYGGKGGVGKTTMAAATALASASDGTPTLVVSTDPAHSLSDVLETAIPSEPGRIRDDVPLYAVEIDPEAAEATPFEQGFGGMDELFGGGEANPMGGAMPGADETAALQLLLEYLDDERFERVVVDTAPTGHTLRLLSLPEALDSMVGRILAFRERMSGMLGEMPGPFGDPDASEGLDRLRDLSDRIQRLRAALSDPARTDFRVVMVPERLSVVESERLLRELDDFGVPAQSVVVNRVTEDLSNVVGSDADVDWFVKPDTEGCEFCKRRWQSQQKALHRAQEVFRSREIKRVPMFADEVSGEAMLRVVAACLD, encoded by the coding sequence ATGAGCGCGAATCCGGACGCGGACGCGGTCGAGCGCGGGAGCGCCGACGAGTTCGAGGTCGAGGTCGAGGCCGTCGAGTCGCTCGACGACGAGGACTTCACGCCGGAGGGCGTCGACGCCCCGCGGTACGTTCTCTACGGCGGGAAGGGCGGGGTGGGAAAGACGACGATGGCGGCGGCGACGGCGCTCGCGAGCGCGAGCGACGGGACGCCCACGCTCGTCGTCTCGACGGACCCGGCGCACTCGCTGTCGGACGTGCTGGAGACGGCCATCCCGAGCGAACCGGGACGGATCCGCGACGACGTCCCCCTCTACGCGGTGGAGATCGACCCCGAGGCGGCGGAGGCGACGCCGTTCGAGCAGGGGTTCGGCGGCATGGACGAACTGTTCGGCGGGGGCGAGGCGAACCCGATGGGCGGCGCGATGCCCGGGGCCGACGAGACGGCCGCTCTCCAGTTGCTGCTCGAGTACCTCGACGACGAGCGCTTCGAGCGCGTCGTCGTGGACACCGCGCCGACGGGCCACACGCTCCGCCTGCTCTCGCTGCCCGAGGCGCTCGACTCGATGGTCGGGCGGATCCTCGCCTTCCGCGAGCGGATGAGCGGGATGCTCGGGGAGATGCCCGGCCCGTTCGGCGACCCGGACGCGAGCGAGGGCCTCGACCGACTGCGCGACCTCTCCGATCGCATCCAGCGCCTGCGCGCGGCGCTCTCTGACCCCGCGCGAACCGACTTCCGGGTGGTGATGGTCCCCGAACGGCTGAGCGTCGTCGAGTCCGAGCGCCTGCTCCGCGAACTGGACGACTTCGGCGTGCCCGCGCAATCGGTCGTCGTCAACCGCGTCACGGAGGACCTATCGAACGTGGTCGGCTCGGACGCGGACGTCGACTGGTTCGTCAAGCCCGACACGGAGGGCTGTGAGTTCTGCAAGCGCCGGTGGCAGAGCCAGCAGAAGGCGCTCCACCGCGCGCAGGAGGTGTTCCGCTCCCGCGAGATCAAGCGCGTCCCGATGTTCGCCGACGAGGTGAGCGGCGAGGCGATGCTGCGGGTCGTCGCGGCCTGCCTCGACTGA
- a CDS encoding glycerate kinase type-2 family protein yields the protein MTDTRSPRTVARECVEAGVAAADPERAVRERVALDGETLRVGDAAFDLADYDRVVVAGGGKAAVAVARGLETVLGERIDEGVVVTDDPGRPGGDEDGDGDGTEDLDRVEVAVGDHPIPSERGVAATGRVVSLLESADERTLVLAPVTGGGSALLVAPTVPLDEMRATTRALVESGAPIEAINAVRKRLSRVKGGGLAAASTPATVVALLVSDVVGDDPAVIASGPFCPTLPDLDAETVLDRYDVTVPESVRAALRERSDEEVDASHVHTHMLVTARTALDAAGAVAREAGYDPLVLASGMRGEAREIALAHVAVAEECLAAGEPADPPAVLLSAGECTVTVRGDGTGGPNLEFALAAALELPEDATFASVDTDGRDGGTDVAGALVDAGTVPPEDAEAARDALAANDAYPFLAARDALLRVDSATNVNDLRVVVLDAPEDTPDAAAD from the coding sequence ATGACCGACACACGTTCCCCGCGAACCGTCGCCCGCGAGTGCGTCGAGGCGGGCGTCGCCGCCGCCGATCCGGAGCGCGCCGTGCGCGAGCGGGTCGCGCTCGACGGCGAGACGCTCCGCGTCGGGGACGCCGCGTTCGACCTCGCGGACTACGACCGGGTCGTCGTCGCGGGCGGCGGGAAGGCCGCCGTCGCGGTCGCTCGCGGGCTGGAGACCGTCCTCGGCGAGCGGATCGACGAGGGAGTGGTCGTGACCGACGACCCGGGACGCCCGGGCGGAGACGAGGACGGGGACGGAGACGGGACGGAGGACCTCGACCGCGTCGAGGTCGCGGTCGGCGACCACCCGATCCCGAGCGAGCGCGGCGTCGCGGCCACCGGGCGCGTCGTCTCCCTGCTCGAATCGGCCGACGAGCGGACGCTCGTGCTCGCGCCCGTCACCGGCGGCGGGAGCGCGCTGCTCGTCGCGCCGACCGTCCCGCTCGACGAGATGCGGGCGACGACGCGCGCGCTGGTCGAGAGCGGCGCGCCCATCGAGGCGATCAACGCCGTGCGAAAGCGCCTCTCGCGGGTCAAGGGCGGCGGTCTCGCCGCGGCGTCGACCCCGGCGACCGTCGTCGCGCTGCTCGTGAGCGACGTGGTCGGCGACGACCCCGCCGTGATCGCGAGCGGGCCGTTCTGTCCGACCCTCCCCGACCTCGACGCCGAGACGGTCCTCGACCGCTACGACGTGACGGTGCCGGAGTCGGTCCGCGCCGCGCTGCGGGAACGATCCGACGAGGAAGTCGACGCCTCGCACGTGCACACTCACATGCTCGTGACGGCGCGCACCGCGCTCGACGCGGCCGGCGCGGTCGCTCGCGAGGCGGGCTACGATCCGCTCGTGCTCGCGTCGGGGATGCGCGGGGAGGCGCGCGAGATCGCCCTCGCGCACGTCGCCGTCGCGGAGGAGTGTCTCGCCGCCGGCGAGCCTGCCGACCCGCCCGCCGTCCTCCTCTCGGCGGGCGAGTGCACCGTCACCGTTCGCGGCGACGGCACCGGCGGGCCGAACCTCGAGTTCGCGCTCGCGGCGGCGCTCGAACTCCCCGAGGACGCGACGTTCGCCAGCGTGGACACGGACGGGCGGGACGGCGGGACCGACGTGGCGGGGGCGCTCGTCGACGCCGGGACCGTCCCTCCCGAGGACGCGGAGGCCGCTCGCGACGCCCTCGCGGCCAACGACGCCTACCCCTTCCTCGCCGCCCGCGACGCGCTGCTGCGCGTCGACAGCGCGACGAACGTGAACGACCTCCGGGTCGTCGTGCTCGACGCGCCGGAGGATACGCCCGACGCCGCGGCGGACTGA
- a CDS encoding SDR family oxidoreductase, with amino-acid sequence MAKTALITGCSSGIGRATARAFLDDDWTVYATARDAADLVDLADLGCETAELDVTDEEQVRAVVDAVLGEQGRLDCLVNNAGYGQFGPVEDVTTDALHRQFEVNVYGPHRLMRAVLPHMRERGEGRVVNVSSVAGRISTPGMGAYAASKFALEALTDALRNEVAPHGVRAVLVEPGPVETGFAERANGELEELPRSDAYETVYRLYDDGEVFGGQSPIAVRPDQVARTVLEAAVTPDPRARYPVGGFAELSLKARYLPDGARDTAFSLLERLL; translated from the coding sequence ATGGCAAAGACCGCGCTCATCACGGGCTGTTCGTCCGGCATCGGTCGGGCGACCGCCCGCGCGTTCCTCGACGACGACTGGACCGTCTACGCGACCGCCCGCGACGCCGCCGACCTCGTCGACCTCGCGGACCTCGGCTGCGAGACGGCCGAACTCGACGTCACCGACGAGGAGCAGGTTCGCGCCGTCGTCGACGCCGTCCTCGGGGAGCAGGGCCGTCTCGACTGCCTCGTGAACAACGCGGGCTACGGGCAGTTCGGCCCCGTCGAGGACGTCACGACCGACGCGCTCCACCGCCAGTTCGAGGTGAACGTCTACGGCCCCCACCGGCTGATGCGCGCGGTGCTGCCGCACATGCGCGAACGCGGCGAGGGGCGCGTCGTCAACGTCTCCAGCGTCGCCGGGCGGATCTCGACGCCCGGGATGGGGGCGTACGCGGCCTCGAAGTTCGCCCTGGAGGCGCTCACCGACGCGCTGCGCAACGAAGTGGCACCCCACGGCGTCCGGGCGGTGCTGGTCGAACCCGGCCCCGTCGAGACCGGCTTCGCCGAGCGCGCCAACGGCGAACTGGAGGAACTCCCCCGGTCGGACGCCTACGAGACGGTCTACCGCCTCTACGACGACGGCGAGGTCTTCGGCGGGCAGAGCCCGATCGCCGTCCGCCCCGACCAGGTGGCGCGCACCGTCCTCGAGGCCGCCGTGACGCCCGACCCCCGGGCGCGCTACCCGGTCGGCGGGTTCGCCGAACTGAGCCTGAAGGCGCGCTACCTGCCCGACGGCGCGCGCGACACCGCCTTCTCGCTGCTCGAGCGCCTGCTGTGA
- a CDS encoding endonuclease V codes for MEVARPEFRPDAAASREEMEATQREIAASAVFEDRFEFDPARAGRPEGPLVAGVDQAFLDDRVVSVVVVLRGDTVVERARSVSPTEFPYVPGLLSFREGGPILDAFEALDARPDLVLFDGSGRIHFRQAGLATHMGVALDVPAVGVAKSLLCGRPVSPTDELAEGARVAIEANGRVDAPNGTVVGYAVQTRQFDSYRINPLYVSPGHRVSAETAADVVLACRGGYKLPEPTRLADGYADEVKRSVDRGGDS; via the coding sequence ATGGAGGTCGCCCGCCCCGAGTTCCGACCCGACGCGGCCGCCTCGCGCGAGGAGATGGAGGCGACCCAGCGCGAGATCGCCGCGAGCGCCGTCTTCGAGGACCGCTTCGAGTTCGACCCCGCGCGCGCAGGCCGGCCGGAGGGCCCGCTCGTCGCGGGCGTCGATCAGGCCTTCCTCGACGACCGGGTGGTGAGCGTCGTGGTCGTCCTCCGGGGCGACACGGTCGTGGAGCGCGCTCGCTCCGTCTCGCCGACGGAGTTCCCCTACGTGCCCGGCCTGCTCTCCTTCCGCGAGGGCGGCCCCATCCTCGACGCCTTCGAGGCGCTCGACGCGCGGCCCGACCTGGTGCTGTTCGACGGCAGCGGCCGCATCCACTTCCGGCAGGCCGGCCTGGCGACCCACATGGGCGTCGCGCTCGACGTGCCCGCCGTGGGGGTGGCAAAGAGCCTGCTGTGCGGCCGGCCCGTCTCCCCCACCGACGAACTGGCGGAGGGAGCGCGCGTCGCGATCGAGGCGAACGGCCGCGTGGACGCGCCGAACGGGACCGTCGTCGGCTACGCCGTCCAGACCCGGCAGTTCGACTCCTACCGCATCAACCCGCTCTACGTCTCGCCGGGCCACCGCGTGAGCGCCGAGACGGCGGCCGACGTCGTCCTCGCCTGCCGGGGCGGGTACAAGCTCCCCGAACCGACGCGGCTGGCCGATGGGTACGCAGACGAGGTGAAACGGAGCGTCGATCGAGGCGGCGATTCTTAA
- a CDS encoding rhomboid family intramembrane serine protease, translating into MATCDVCGKQENLPYRCRHCGGTYCGDHRLPEAHDCPGLQNWGDPGGVFDSGFDDSVNDQGRVATARQRVARAGGPLSYFRGNVSYLFLGIIVLVFIAEQIVLATLGQDAFLSIFVLSSRNVWYVWTWVTSVFSHAPFGFYHILGNAIVLFFFGPLTERYVGSRTFAALFLVSGIAAGLAQVGLGLAMGDPTAVLGASGAIMAILGVLTVLNPDLKVYLYFFIPIPIWVLTFGYAALSVAGVFSVDLFGGGVAHFAHLIGLVIGLAYGEYARRQGVRATSQVQFGGGPGGPGRGRGPF; encoded by the coding sequence ATGGCCACGTGCGACGTGTGTGGGAAGCAGGAGAACCTGCCGTATCGCTGCCGGCACTGCGGCGGCACCTACTGTGGCGACCACCGGCTTCCCGAGGCTCACGACTGCCCCGGCCTGCAGAACTGGGGCGACCCGGGCGGCGTGTTCGACAGCGGTTTCGACGACAGCGTGAACGACCAGGGGCGGGTCGCGACGGCCCGCCAGCGCGTCGCGAGGGCCGGCGGCCCGCTCTCGTACTTCCGGGGGAACGTCTCCTACCTCTTTCTCGGGATCATCGTCCTGGTGTTCATCGCCGAGCAGATCGTGCTCGCGACGCTCGGGCAGGACGCGTTCCTCTCCATCTTCGTCCTCTCCTCGCGGAACGTCTGGTACGTCTGGACGTGGGTGACGTCGGTGTTCTCCCACGCTCCCTTCGGCTTCTACCACATCCTCGGGAACGCCATCGTGCTGTTCTTCTTCGGCCCGCTGACCGAGCGGTACGTCGGCTCGAGGACCTTCGCCGCGCTGTTCCTGGTGAGCGGGATCGCGGCCGGACTCGCCCAGGTCGGCCTCGGCCTCGCGATGGGCGACCCGACCGCCGTCCTCGGGGCGAGCGGCGCGATCATGGCGATCCTCGGGGTGCTCACCGTCCTGAACCCGGACCTCAAGGTGTACCTCTACTTCTTCATCCCCATCCCGATCTGGGTGCTCACGTTCGGGTACGCGGCGCTGTCCGTGGCCGGCGTGTTCAGCGTCGACCTCTTCGGCGGCGGCGTCGCCCACTTCGCCCACCTCATCGGCCTCGTGATCGGCCTCGCCTACGGCGAGTACGCCCGCCGGCAGGGCGTCCGGGCGACGAGCCAGGTCCAGTTCGGCGGCGGGCCGGGCGGCCCCGGTCGCGGCCGCGGCCCCTTCTGA
- a CDS encoding diacylglycerol/lipid kinase family protein, translating to MDRAPDERSPGATDLQTGTRVRIVLNPESGSADHAGRVRAVADERGYEVVETDSAADARRATRGALDDGVDVLAPCGGDGTVNTVVGALAEADALDAVTLGVLPAGTANLFAGNLGVETLDDGFDALDAGRRRRIDVGRVRGAERRSARGRDAPDRLDGPDEDDAGTTDGAEASDRVDAPNDAGATDEGAVFVMSCVAGFPAAASGAAGSGLKARLGTLAFVVSAVSEATAYEPHPVELSMETPTGGRTWSGDALCLLVGNSRRFTGEGGQGDVEDGLLEVVVVESLAPLRALREAAVHRLFDRETGGVTRFDASAADVAFLDGPVSVSLDGELSTRESLSLSAVPAALPVLVGPDYDPDPAT from the coding sequence ATGGATCGCGCACCAGACGAGAGGTCCCCCGGCGCGACCGATCTGCAGACCGGTACTCGAGTCCGCATCGTGCTCAACCCCGAGAGCGGGAGCGCCGACCACGCCGGACGGGTTCGCGCCGTCGCGGACGAGCGCGGCTACGAGGTCGTCGAGACCGACTCCGCGGCCGACGCGCGCCGGGCGACGCGGGGTGCCCTCGACGACGGCGTGGACGTCCTCGCGCCCTGCGGCGGCGACGGTACGGTCAACACCGTCGTCGGGGCGCTCGCCGAGGCCGACGCGCTCGACGCGGTGACCCTCGGCGTCCTCCCGGCGGGGACGGCGAACCTCTTCGCCGGAAATCTCGGCGTCGAGACGCTCGACGACGGCTTCGACGCGCTCGACGCGGGTCGCCGTCGCCGCATCGACGTCGGTCGAGTTCGGGGCGCGGAGCGACGCTCCGCGCGCGGGCGGGACGCGCCCGACCGCCTCGACGGGCCGGACGAGGACGACGCCGGAACGACCGACGGCGCGGAAGCATCCGACCGTGTGGATGCACCCAACGACGCGGGAGCGACCGACGAGGGGGCGGTGTTCGTCATGTCCTGCGTCGCGGGGTTCCCCGCGGCCGCGAGCGGGGCCGCCGGCTCCGGCCTGAAGGCCCGCCTCGGGACGCTCGCCTTCGTGGTGAGCGCCGTCAGCGAGGCCACCGCGTACGAACCGCACCCGGTCGAACTCTCGATGGAGACGCCGACCGGCGGGCGGACGTGGTCGGGCGACGCCCTCTGCCTGCTCGTGGGCAACAGCCGCCGGTTCACCGGCGAGGGCGGACAGGGGGACGTCGAGGACGGACTGCTGGAGGTGGTGGTCGTCGAGTCGCTCGCGCCCCTGCGGGCGCTCCGCGAGGCGGCGGTCCATCGACTGTTCGACCGCGAGACGGGGGGCGTGACCCGGTTCGACGCCTCGGCGGCCGACGTCGCCTTCCTCGACGGTCCCGTCTCGGTGAGCCTCGACGGCGAACTCTCGACGCGCGAGTCGCTCTCGCTGTCCGCGGTCCCGGCCGCCCTCCCCGTGCTGGTCGGGCCCGACTACGACCCCGATCCGGCGACGTGA
- a CDS encoding TIGR00341 family protein, whose product MRLIELSIPDDKREAVVGLLDDRDLRFTLTDEVSGREYGAVVSVPVDDDAVEDLLDAFRDVGIDRDGYAVVSDVRAVLSDRVDEQGEEMAESGEEPIQRNRISRDELRTQAAEMAEITPNFAVFTVISAVVAAAGLLTDSAAVVVGSMVIAPLLGPAVGASVGSVVNDEDLFREGVSAQALGLVLAVLSATLFGLFAKATLMPNVELRTLSEVASRVNPGALSLVVALGSGAAGALSVSAGASAPLVGVMIAAALIPPAAAVGLGVAYGDPLLVVSASILVLVNVLSINLTSLGVLWLRGYRPHHWFEQQVVRRATLERTAALVLGIALLSSFLVITTADLQRNAAFEDTVEEVAADSDMRVLSIRIDYETGYFSRQPSVVTVRALGASPDAAAELREAIRERTALDVGVVVIRENAVAAGNVSHSGSGEAASNVTGAIEFSRPTDPSSQPLQAPQPLFDLRRGGARPVADAVVRDQ is encoded by the coding sequence ATGCGGCTCATCGAGCTGTCGATCCCCGACGATAAGCGGGAGGCGGTCGTCGGGCTACTCGACGATCGGGACCTCCGGTTCACGTTGACCGACGAGGTCTCGGGGCGGGAGTACGGTGCGGTCGTCTCCGTGCCGGTCGACGACGACGCGGTCGAGGACCTCCTCGACGCCTTCCGCGACGTGGGCATCGACCGGGACGGGTACGCGGTCGTCAGCGACGTGCGGGCGGTGCTCTCGGATCGGGTCGACGAGCAGGGCGAGGAGATGGCGGAGAGCGGCGAGGAGCCGATCCAGCGAAACCGCATCTCGCGCGACGAACTCCGGACGCAGGCCGCCGAGATGGCGGAGATAACGCCCAACTTCGCCGTCTTCACCGTCATCAGCGCCGTCGTCGCCGCGGCGGGGCTGCTGACCGACAGCGCGGCGGTGGTCGTCGGGAGCATGGTCATCGCGCCGCTGCTCGGCCCGGCCGTCGGCGCGAGCGTCGGCAGCGTCGTGAACGACGAGGACCTGTTCCGCGAGGGCGTCTCGGCGCAGGCGCTGGGACTCGTCCTCGCCGTCCTGAGCGCGACGCTGTTCGGCCTGTTCGCGAAGGCGACGCTCATGCCGAACGTCGAACTCAGGACGCTGAGCGAGGTCGCCTCGCGCGTCAACCCCGGGGCGCTCTCGCTGGTCGTCGCGCTCGGCTCCGGCGCGGCGGGGGCGCTCTCGGTGAGCGCGGGCGCGAGCGCGCCGCTCGTCGGCGTGATGATCGCGGCGGCGCTCATCCCGCCCGCGGCGGCCGTCGGCCTCGGCGTCGCGTACGGCGACCCCCTCCTCGTCGTCAGCGCGTCGATCCTGGTGCTCGTGAACGTCCTCTCGATCAACCTCACCAGCCTCGGCGTCCTCTGGCTGCGCGGGTACCGCCCCCACCACTGGTTCGAGCAGCAGGTCGTCCGCAGGGCGACGCTCGAGCGCACCGCGGCGCTCGTCCTGGGGATCGCGCTCCTGTCGTCGTTCCTCGTGATCACGACGGCTGACCTCCAGCGCAACGCCGCCTTCGAGGACACCGTCGAGGAGGTCGCCGCCGACAGCGACATGCGGGTGCTGTCGATCCGCATCGACTACGAGACGGGCTACTTCTCCCGGCAACCGAGCGTCGTGACGGTCCGCGCGCTCGGCGCGTCGCCCGACGCCGCGGCGGAACTCCGCGAGGCGATCCGCGAGCGGACGGCCCTCGACGTGGGCGTGGTGGTCATCCGCGAGAACGCGGTCGCCGCGGGGAACGTGAGTCACAGCGGGAGCGGCGAGGCGGCGTCGAACGTCACCGGCGCGATCGAGTTCAGTCGACCGACGGATCCGTCCTCACAGCCCCTCCAGGCTCCGCAACCGCTGTTCGACCTCCGGCGGGGCGGCGCTCGGCCCGTCGCGGACGCGGTGGTCCGGGATCAGTAG
- a CDS encoding MGMT family protein, translated as MEDESGIFARESAYLERYVQLGIASGRVISVSFPAAPEDDAEPDHPLLERVVAYLEGERDDFEDVTVALTVPTAHRTVLEATRAIPYGEQVSVERLARTAGLDADSDDDRNVVRDALASNPAPLLIPDHRVRDGPSAAPPEVEQRLRSLEGL; from the coding sequence ATGGAAGACGAGTCGGGTATCTTCGCGCGGGAGTCCGCGTACCTGGAGCGATACGTACAGCTCGGGATCGCGAGCGGTCGCGTCATCTCGGTCTCGTTCCCCGCCGCGCCGGAGGACGACGCGGAACCGGATCACCCGCTGCTCGAACGCGTCGTCGCCTACCTGGAGGGCGAGCGCGACGACTTCGAGGACGTGACCGTGGCGCTCACCGTCCCGACCGCCCACCGGACGGTGCTGGAGGCGACCCGGGCGATCCCCTACGGCGAGCAGGTGTCCGTAGAGCGCCTCGCCCGGACGGCCGGCCTCGACGCCGACAGCGACGACGACCGGAACGTCGTCCGCGACGCGCTCGCGTCGAACCCCGCGCCGCTACTGATCCCGGACCACCGCGTCCGCGACGGGCCGAGCGCCGCCCCGCCGGAGGTCGAACAGCGGTTGCGGAGCCTGGAGGGGCTGTGA
- a CDS encoding esterase/lipase family protein, with protein sequence MATLDSGGDDLTPGDEPVLLVHGYGDTGQTPWWGTLERYFHRLGYDERRVSTLSFGPLLGTTLWSPRHYARLIGRRVEELRDRHDSRVDIVAHSMGGLGARWYVEREGGAANVDDLVTLGTPHRGTDLAYMHLFTPGGRAMMPDSDLLSTLNERAPPRGVSYTAVWSDDDGLIRPGRSAALPFEATNVTNVRVSGPGHMSLVSDRTVFERYAALL encoded by the coding sequence ATGGCGACCTTGGACAGCGGGGGAGACGACCTGACGCCGGGCGACGAGCCCGTGCTACTGGTTCACGGCTACGGCGACACGGGACAGACCCCGTGGTGGGGAACGCTCGAGCGGTACTTTCACCGCCTGGGGTACGACGAGCGGCGCGTCTCGACGCTCAGCTTCGGACCCCTCCTGGGGACGACGCTCTGGTCGCCCCGCCACTACGCCCGGCTGATCGGCCGCCGGGTCGAGGAGTTGCGCGACCGTCACGACAGCCGCGTCGACATCGTCGCCCACTCGATGGGCGGTCTCGGCGCGCGCTGGTACGTCGAGCGCGAGGGCGGGGCGGCGAACGTCGACGACCTCGTGACCCTCGGCACGCCCCACCGGGGGACGGACCTCGCGTACATGCACCTGTTCACCCCGGGCGGTCGAGCGATGATGCCCGACAGCGATCTGCTCTCGACGCTCAACGAGCGCGCGCCGCCCCGCGGGGTCTCCTACACGGCGGTCTGGAGCGACGACGACGGCCTCATCCGCCCCGGACGGAGCGCCGCGCTCCCCTTCGAGGCGACCAACGTCACCAACGTCCGCGTCTCGGGTCCCGGCCACATGTCGCTCGTCTCCGACAGAACCGTGTTCGAACGCTACGCCGCGCTGCTGTGA
- the trpC gene encoding indole-3-glycerol phosphate synthase → MDTNESLAPAVESILAAARERPDPGGAVSVTPRDFPGALAAAEADGRTPLIAEVKPTSPTTRGENDDDPVELARAMVEGGAAALSVLTEPEHFGGSPETLRRVREAVDVPVLRKDFLLSPGHLDAVEADAVLLIARFLDDLPGMLAAARERGFQALVEVHSRGELREALDAGAAIVGVNNRDLARLEVDLGTFERVAADAPADVTLIAESGISTPEDARRMRAAGADGLLVGTAIMRGGLAAVPGNVRRLASAEDTADEDDYDT, encoded by the coding sequence ATGGACACTAACGAGTCGCTCGCGCCCGCCGTCGAGTCGATCCTCGCGGCGGCGCGGGAGCGCCCGGATCCCGGCGGTGCGGTCTCCGTGACGCCGCGGGACTTCCCCGGCGCGCTCGCGGCGGCCGAGGCGGACGGCCGGACGCCGCTGATCGCGGAGGTGAAGCCCACGAGCCCGACCACGCGCGGCGAGAACGACGACGACCCCGTCGAACTCGCGCGGGCGATGGTCGAGGGCGGCGCGGCGGCCCTCTCGGTGCTCACCGAACCCGAGCACTTCGGGGGCTCCCCCGAGACGCTCCGGCGCGTCCGCGAGGCCGTCGACGTGCCCGTCCTGCGGAAGGACTTCCTGCTCTCGCCCGGGCACCTGGACGCCGTCGAGGCGGACGCGGTGCTGCTCATCGCCCGCTTCCTCGACGATCTCCCCGGGATGCTGGCGGCGGCGCGCGAGCGCGGGTTCCAGGCGCTCGTGGAGGTACACAGCAGGGGGGAGCTGCGCGAGGCGCTCGACGCCGGCGCGGCGATCGTCGGCGTCAACAACCGCGACCTCGCGCGCCTGGAGGTCGACCTCGGCACCTTCGAGCGCGTGGCGGCCGACGCGCCCGCGGACGTGACCCTGATCGCCGAGAGCGGCATCTCGACGCCCGAGGACGCCCGCCGGATGCGCGCGGCGGGCGCGGACGGCCTGCTGGTCGGGACGGCGATCATGCGCGGCGGGCTAGCGGCGGTCCCCGGGAACGTGCGGCGGCTCGCTTCCGCAGAGGATACGGCCGACGAGGACGACTACGACACATGA